One window from the genome of Mucilaginibacter ginsenosidivorans encodes:
- a CDS encoding AraC family transcriptional regulator, whose product MIKASYEILQPASGHSFLARTFEISAFDAPYHFHEEFELTYIIRGKGKRYVGSHMEDFGTGDLVFLGSNLPHCWKLAPGEPENEGASAIVIQFGINFMGEEFFGRPELQVIRKMFQKSGSGISFKGATRDVVNQSMALLAEEKGNFKMLIGLLEILQRLAVSNEYALLDQQRSIAEQSRAEQERINPVFAYLVDNFRNHVSLDEASGIAHMTPNAFCKYFKKITRKTFMETVIEYRLNYATQQLVQTDKPISDISFESGFGDVSHFYKMFKNKMHQSPLNYRKNFMHEFDGAEVKASA is encoded by the coding sequence ATGATAAAGGCATCCTACGAAATACTTCAACCGGCCAGCGGGCACTCCTTCCTTGCCCGCACGTTCGAAATATCGGCGTTCGATGCCCCATACCACTTTCACGAAGAATTTGAATTGACCTATATCATACGTGGCAAAGGTAAGCGCTATGTCGGCAGCCACATGGAGGATTTCGGCACCGGCGACCTGGTGTTTTTAGGCTCGAACCTGCCGCATTGCTGGAAACTTGCACCCGGCGAACCTGAGAACGAAGGAGCGAGCGCCATTGTGATACAGTTCGGTATTAACTTTATGGGCGAGGAGTTTTTCGGCAGACCCGAATTGCAGGTTATCAGAAAGATGTTCCAGAAAAGCGGCAGCGGTATTAGTTTTAAAGGCGCCACCCGCGATGTTGTGAACCAAAGCATGGCACTGCTTGCCGAAGAGAAGGGCAATTTTAAAATGCTGATCGGCCTGCTCGAAATATTACAGCGCCTGGCCGTATCGAACGAATACGCCCTGCTTGACCAGCAGCGGAGCATTGCCGAACAATCGCGTGCCGAGCAGGAGCGCATAAACCCGGTGTTTGCTTACCTGGTAGATAATTTCAGGAACCACGTATCGCTGGACGAGGCATCGGGCATAGCACACATGACGCCCAATGCTTTTTGTAAATATTTTAAAAAGATCACCCGCAAAACATTTATGGAAACCGTGATCGAATACCGGCTCAACTACGCCACCCAGCAATTGGTGCAAACGGATAAGCCCATATCCGATATTTCTTTTGAAAGCGGCTTCGGCGACGTATCCCATTTTTATAAAATGTTCAAAAACAAAATGCACCAGAGCCCGCTCAACTACCGGAAAAACTTTATGCACGAATTTGACGGCGCAGAGGTCAAAGCTTCAGCCTGA
- a CDS encoding alcohol dehydrogenase catalytic domain-containing protein: MEIQCKAAITNGAGHFEIGDIVVGDPKEDEVLVKLKAAGLCHTDYDSLSWGKQLIIGHEGAGIVVKTGRDVKGLVAGDNVILNWAMHCGRCFQCLAGNQHLCEVASPVAAGGNGYTSGHADPSGTLYKGEPLLRSFNIGTLSEYTLVKQSALVKNLSKKMSFPAASIISCGVMTGYGSVVNAAKVKPGSSVVVLGTGGVGLSVIQGAKVAGAGMIIAIDINPNKLTMARAFGATYSLRADKNDKGLLKAAEQVKKLTDGRGSDYAFECTAIPELGAAPLAMVRNAGMAVQVSGIEQEITIDMNLFEWDKTYINPLYGQCRPQIDFPEIIDLYERGELLLEEMITRTYKLDELDKAFDDLLNGRNAKGVIVFE, translated from the coding sequence ATGGAAATTCAGTGCAAAGCCGCGATTACAAACGGGGCCGGACATTTTGAGATAGGCGATATAGTGGTGGGGGATCCGAAAGAAGATGAGGTGCTTGTCAAACTCAAAGCAGCAGGGCTATGCCATACGGACTACGATTCACTAAGCTGGGGCAAACAACTGATAATAGGACACGAAGGGGCAGGAATAGTTGTTAAAACAGGCAGGGATGTAAAAGGATTAGTGGCAGGCGATAACGTGATCCTGAACTGGGCCATGCACTGCGGGCGTTGTTTTCAATGCCTTGCAGGCAACCAGCATCTGTGCGAAGTGGCCTCGCCGGTAGCAGCAGGTGGTAACGGCTACACCTCCGGCCATGCCGATCCATCCGGTACCTTGTATAAGGGCGAACCTCTGCTTCGCTCGTTCAACATCGGCACGCTATCCGAATATACCCTGGTCAAACAATCAGCATTAGTAAAAAACCTTTCCAAAAAAATGAGCTTTCCTGCAGCAAGCATTATCAGCTGCGGGGTAATGACGGGTTATGGCTCGGTAGTTAATGCGGCCAAAGTAAAACCCGGTTCCTCGGTCGTAGTACTTGGGACAGGAGGCGTAGGTCTTAGTGTTATCCAGGGAGCCAAAGTAGCCGGGGCGGGTATGATAATCGCCATCGACATAAATCCCAATAAACTGACCATGGCCCGCGCATTTGGCGCCACTTATAGTTTACGCGCCGATAAAAATGACAAGGGTTTGCTGAAAGCAGCCGAACAGGTTAAAAAATTAACCGATGGCCGCGGCTCCGATTACGCCTTTGAATGTACCGCCATACCCGAGCTGGGGGCCGCCCCCCTGGCCATGGTGCGCAACGCGGGCATGGCCGTGCAGGTAAGCGGCATTGAACAGGAAATTACCATAGACATGAATTTGTTTGAATGGGATAAAACCTACATTAACCCTTTATACGGCCAATGCAGGCCACAAATCGACTTTCCAGAAATTATAGATCTATATGAGCGCGGTGAACTGTTGCTTGAGGAGATGATTACCCGTACTTATAAATTAGATGAACTTGATAAAGCCTTTGATGACTTACTTAATGGACGAAACGCCAAAGGGGTCATCGTATTTGAATGA
- a CDS encoding alpha/beta hydrolase, giving the protein MSRFRTVEVSNPQFEAGGLRFITVKSPNLKGRGDICVYAPPVAEKTDVLPIVILLHGVYGSAWSWALSSGVHLKLDELVKAGELPPMILAMPSDGLWGDGSAYLPHNGLNFEKWIAEDVIDAVTGVIDGAHKSSPLFISGLSMGGFGALRIGAKYGYKFKGMSGLSSITSLPQVRLFVQESLKNYMQQDIVNEDLLATFKQYRNQLPPMRFDCGKDDMLIKYNRDLHQKMEKEGIPHIYDEYPGGHEWTYWAEHVITSLKFFAAQL; this is encoded by the coding sequence ATGTCCCGGTTCAGAACAGTTGAAGTTTCGAATCCGCAGTTTGAGGCAGGCGGCCTGCGTTTTATAACGGTAAAGTCGCCCAACCTTAAGGGTCGCGGCGATATTTGCGTGTACGCACCCCCGGTTGCTGAAAAAACCGATGTTTTACCCATTGTGATACTATTGCATGGCGTGTATGGCAGTGCATGGAGCTGGGCGCTCAGCTCGGGTGTGCACCTGAAACTGGACGAACTGGTAAAAGCGGGCGAACTGCCGCCGATGATACTGGCCATGCCTTCGGACGGTTTATGGGGCGATGGATCGGCCTACCTGCCACACAACGGCCTGAACTTTGAAAAATGGATAGCCGAAGACGTGATAGATGCCGTTACAGGCGTTATCGACGGTGCGCATAAAAGCTCGCCGCTGTTTATATCGGGTCTTTCGATGGGAGGCTTCGGTGCGCTGCGCATCGGGGCCAAATATGGTTATAAATTCAAGGGCATGTCAGGCCTCTCGTCCATCACCAGTCTTCCGCAGGTGAGGCTTTTTGTCCAGGAAAGCCTCAAAAACTACATGCAGCAGGATATTGTGAACGAGGATTTGTTGGCTACCTTTAAACAATACCGCAACCAATTGCCGCCCATGCGTTTTGATTGTGGTAAGGATGATATGCTGATCAAATACAACCGCGACCTGCACCAGAAAATGGAAAAAGAAGGCATCCCGCATATTTACGACGAATACCCCGGCGGCCACGAATGGACCTACTGGGCCGAACATGTTATTACCTCGCTTAAGTTTTTCGCTGCGCAGTTGTAA
- a CDS encoding phytanoyl-CoA dioxygenase family protein — protein MTTTISGLPGLNDLKDTPAENINEFAEKGHTMVRDILSADEMAAYRPVIVDAAERYNTERRKMQDRDTYGKAFLQIMNLWRVDEGVKKFVLAKRLAKIAADLMGVENVRIYHDQALFKEPGGGPTPWHQDQYYWPIDTNNTITMWMPLIDIDLDMGMLTFASGSYDKGSIFDYEISDESESAFDDYVRGHKFPISRATTMKAGDATFHRGFTIHNAPGNNSNKMREVMTIIYLADGARVSPPKNEWQKNDLAKWMMNKPVGELIDSELNPKVL, from the coding sequence ATGACTACGACTATTTCGGGCCTGCCCGGGTTAAATGACCTTAAAGACACCCCCGCTGAAAATATAAATGAGTTCGCCGAAAAAGGGCATACCATGGTAAGGGATATATTATCCGCGGATGAGATGGCCGCCTATCGCCCGGTTATCGTTGATGCAGCAGAAAGATACAATACCGAAAGACGCAAAATGCAGGACCGTGATACTTATGGCAAGGCTTTTTTGCAGATAATGAACCTTTGGCGCGTGGATGAAGGCGTAAAAAAGTTTGTATTGGCAAAGCGCCTGGCAAAGATCGCTGCCGACCTGATGGGCGTTGAAAATGTCCGTATCTACCACGACCAGGCCCTTTTTAAAGAGCCGGGCGGTGGCCCAACCCCGTGGCACCAGGACCAGTATTATTGGCCGATAGACACTAACAATACCATTACTATGTGGATGCCGCTAATTGATATTGACTTGGATATGGGTATGCTGACTTTCGCTTCGGGTTCCTATGATAAGGGATCGATATTTGATTATGAGATATCCGACGAATCGGAAAGTGCATTTGACGATTATGTAAGGGGGCACAAGTTCCCGATAAGCAGGGCGACAACCATGAAAGCCGGTGATGCGACCTTTCACCGTGGATTTACGATACACAATGCGCCGGGAAATAATTCTAATAAAATGCGCGAGGTAATGACCATCATTTACCTGGCCGACGGCGCACGGGTTTCGCCACCTAAAAACGAGTGGCAAAAAAATGACCTGGCCAAATGGATGATGAATAAGCCCGTTGGCGAACTGATCGATTCTGAATTAAACCCGAAAGTACTTTAA
- a CDS encoding alpha-amylase family glycosyl hydrolase, translating to MKSKFLLLLCLISGINVLAQKKKIVPKVMVKDEVIYHIFQRSFYDSNGDNHGDLNGIREKLDYLQHLGVTAILLTPLYDSPFYHNYFADDFKAIDPKYGTMQDYLALIRDLHKRGMKFYMDMETQYVTQGHDWWVDGVGDPQSKYSDYILYDDSAHTQPSTIIFDLKGLKGYDGVYKKITTVNLNSPKVQDYNYHLFKFWMDPNGDGRFEDGVDGFRLDHMMDNLDNKPALPHLFSTFWDPLFAKLRKVNPRISFVAEQANWATFGKDYLTAGGVDRVFGFRLAMAIRSFDKSQLAKAADSTFQLVKNGKQQIVFIENHDMARFSYGVKGDIARLKIGAALNLLLGGIPSIYYGQEIGMSGTNASLGATDANDIPNRSAFDWYKSGKGKGMAYWYKQKGPWKEKFETDKPNDGISLEEQTEDPNSLLNFYREMLALRKANPVLIGGAYKTLTNNNDQVFSFQRTENGKRIVVAVNLSERNQDVAIQIGGKETKLNQLHGIVKATIVPAAKAGDPNTIKLNMAPNGVEVWGLE from the coding sequence ATGAAAAGTAAATTTCTATTGTTATTGTGCTTAATTTCAGGCATTAATGTTTTGGCACAGAAAAAGAAAATAGTACCGAAGGTTATGGTAAAGGACGAAGTGATCTATCATATTTTCCAGCGCAGTTTTTATGACAGCAATGGTGATAACCACGGCGACCTGAACGGTATACGGGAAAAACTTGACTACCTGCAACACCTGGGCGTTACAGCCATACTACTGACACCGCTGTACGACTCGCCGTTCTATCATAATTATTTTGCCGATGATTTTAAAGCGATTGACCCCAAATACGGCACCATGCAGGACTACCTGGCCCTTATCAGGGACCTGCATAAGCGCGGCATGAAGTTTTACATGGATATGGAAACGCAATATGTGACGCAGGGGCACGACTGGTGGGTGGACGGCGTTGGCGACCCGCAGTCGAAATACAGCGATTATATCTTATACGATGATTCGGCACATACACAGCCGAGCACCATCATATTCGACCTGAAAGGCTTGAAAGGCTACGACGGCGTTTATAAAAAGATAACCACCGTAAACCTGAACAGCCCGAAGGTGCAGGATTATAATTATCACCTGTTCAAATTCTGGATGGACCCCAACGGCGACGGCAGGTTCGAGGATGGGGTGGACGGTTTCCGGCTTGATCACATGATGGATAATTTGGATAACAAACCGGCACTGCCACACCTGTTCAGCACGTTCTGGGACCCACTGTTTGCCAAATTGCGGAAGGTGAACCCCAGAATAAGCTTTGTGGCCGAACAGGCCAATTGGGCCACCTTTGGGAAGGACTATCTTACAGCGGGCGGTGTGGACAGGGTGTTCGGCTTCCGGCTGGCCATGGCTATACGCTCGTTCGATAAATCGCAACTGGCAAAGGCTGCCGATTCGACGTTCCAACTGGTTAAGAACGGGAAGCAGCAGATAGTATTTATCGAGAACCACGACATGGCGAGGTTTAGCTATGGCGTAAAGGGCGATATTGCGAGGCTGAAGATTGGCGCCGCGCTTAATTTGCTGCTTGGCGGCATTCCTTCTATCTACTACGGGCAGGAGATCGGTATGTCGGGAACCAATGCGAGCCTGGGCGCAACCGACGCGAACGATATCCCCAACCGGTCGGCATTTGACTGGTACAAAAGCGGCAAAGGCAAGGGTATGGCCTATTGGTACAAGCAAAAGGGCCCGTGGAAAGAGAAATTCGAAACCGATAAACCTAACGACGGCATATCGCTGGAAGAACAAACGGAGGACCCCAACTCGTTATTGAACTTTTACCGCGAAATGCTGGCCCTGCGCAAGGCAAACCCGGTACTGATAGGTGGCGCCTATAAAACATTGACCAATAATAACGACCAGGTGTTCTCGTTTCAGCGGACGGAAAACGGGAAAAGGATAGTGGTAGCGGTAAACCTGTCGGAAAGGAACCAGGATGTAGCCATACAAATTGGTGGAAAAGAGACCAAACTTAACCAGCTGCACGGCATTGTAAAGGCTACAATAGTACCAGCAGCAAAAGCCGGCGATCCGAATACCATCAAATTAAACATGGCGCCTAACGGGGTTGAGGTGTGGGGGTTGGAGTAG